A genomic segment from Coregonus clupeaformis isolate EN_2021a unplaced genomic scaffold, ASM2061545v1 scaf0903, whole genome shotgun sequence encodes:
- the LOC123485943 gene encoding nucleoside diphosphate-linked moiety X motif 19-like, translating into MNTALRHWKEAATVILAAGTRHKVTVDSLTRCVGKGPSAVSGHSSLPDKLAFDYNVLLLKRSGTSGFMPNAYVFPGGLVDSSDFSSEWLDLFKSFRRSPNFGLGFVKQPPETRPPIFATDRKKLGSPIPGDVAFRICAVRETFEESGVLLVVPKEEESTLLNGIENKRDSQPELTRIADVCDESELAKWRVLVNENPCNFIRMCRELECLPNIWALHEWGNWLTPTGVYGKQRRYDTAFYICCLQETPPHTLQDEKEIVHFKWSTPSEILHSYQAREMWIAPPQFYDLSRMCRFPSLQDLHSFSRRRASEGCEQWLPIRMVSDNYYISLLPG; encoded by the exons ATGAATACGGCTCTGAGACACTGGAAGGAGGCCGCGACGGTCATACTAGCTGCTGGTACGAGACATAAAGTCACTGTAGATAGTTTGACAAGGTGTGTCGGTAAAGGCCCCTCTGCGGTCAGTGGGCACTCCAGCTTGCCTGACAAGTTAGCCTTCGACTATAACGTGTTGTTGCTGAAACGAAGCGGTACAAGTGGCTTCATGCCGAACGCTTACGTCTTTCCCGGCGGTCTGGTGGATTCGTCGGATTTCTCAAGTGAATGGCTTGATCTTTTTAAATCTTTTCGGCGCTCACCGAATTTTGGACTCGGATTTGTGAAGCAGCCGCCAGAGACGAGACCTCCGATCTTCGCCACCGACAGAAAGAAACTGGGTTCTCCCATTCCAGGTGACGTCGCATTTCGCATCTGTGCGGTGAGGGAAACTTTCGAGGAGTCGGGAGTACTTCTAGTCGTGCCGAAAGAAGAAGAGAGTACTTTACTTAACGGCATCGAGAACAAGAGAGACAGTCAGCCCGAATTAACCAGAATAGCCGATGTCTGTGACGAGAGTGAATTGGCTAAATGGAGAGTGCTGGTAAACGAGAACCCCTGTAACTTCATCAGAATGTGCAGGGAGCTGGAGTGTCTACCCAACATCTGGGCTCTGCATGAATGGGGTAACTGGCTGACCCCTACTGGCGTGTATGGAAAACAGCGGAGGTACGACACAGCCTTCTACATTTGCTGTTTGCAAGAAACACCACCTCACACCCTACAAGACGAGAAGGAAATTGTGCACTTTAAG tGGTCCACCCCCTCAGAGATCCTCCACAGCTACCAAGCCAGAGAGATGTGGATAGCCCCACCACAGTTCTATGATCTCAGCCGTATGTGCCGGTTCCCCTCCCTGCAGGACCTCCACAGCTTCTCCAGACGGAGAGCGTCAGAGGGCTGTGAACAGTGGCTCCCTATCCGCATGGTGTCAGACAACTACTACATATCACTCCTCccaggttag